Proteins from a genomic interval of Aestuariirhabdus haliotis:
- the yajC gene encoding preprotein translocase subunit YajC, whose protein sequence is MSFFISEAVAETAAAGAAAGPSMMGQLLMLGGFVLIFYFIIWRPQSKRAKEHKDLIGGITKGDEVVTSGGILGKVTKVSDDFVTLKVSENVELNFQKASVAAALPKGTIKAI, encoded by the coding sequence ATGAGCTTTTTTATCAGTGAAGCCGTAGCTGAAACCGCCGCTGCTGGCGCTGCTGCCGGACCAAGTATGATGGGCCAGTTACTGATGCTGGGCGGTTTCGTGTTGATCTTCTACTTCATCATTTGGCGTCCCCAGAGCAAGCGTGCCAAAGAGCATAAAGATTTGATCGGTGGCATCACCAAGGGTGATGAAGTGGTAACCAGTGGCGGTATTCTGGGCAAGGTCACCAAAGTCAGCGATGACTTCGTTACTTTGAAAGTGTCTGAGAATGTCGAGTTGAACTTTCAGAAGGCTTCTGTCGCTGCAGCACTGCCCAAGGGCACGATTAAAGCGATCTAA
- the tgt gene encoding tRNA guanosine(34) transglycosylase Tgt gives MKFDQLGKDGRARRGRLTFPRGTVETPAFMPVGTYGTVKGMLPRDIEEIGAEIILGNTFHLMLRPGTEIIQSHGDLHDFNGWQGPILTDSGGFQVFSLGDLRKITEEGVSFRSPVDGAKVFLSPEVSMEVQRKLGSDIVMIFDECTPYPADEKTAETSMELSLRWARRSKDAHGDNPSALFGIIQGGMHQDLRERSLEGLNEIGFDGYAIGGLSVGEPKDEMMKVLDGVTPLMPEDRPRYLMGVGTPEDIVESVRRGVDMFDCVMPTRNARNGHLFTSTGVVRIRNSPHKRDNATLDAECDCYTCKNFSRAYLHHLDKCNEILGSQLNTIHNLRFYQRLMAGLRDAIEQGKLDAFVDEFYRKRGQETPLLD, from the coding sequence ATGAAGTTTGACCAGCTCGGCAAAGATGGCCGAGCCCGCCGTGGCCGCTTGACCTTTCCCCGCGGCACCGTCGAGACCCCGGCGTTTATGCCGGTCGGTACCTATGGCACGGTGAAGGGTATGCTGCCTCGGGATATTGAGGAGATTGGTGCGGAGATCATTCTGGGTAATACCTTCCACCTGATGTTGCGCCCGGGTACCGAGATTATTCAGTCTCATGGCGACCTGCACGATTTTAATGGTTGGCAGGGTCCGATCCTGACCGACTCCGGCGGCTTCCAGGTGTTCAGCCTGGGGGATCTGCGCAAGATCACCGAAGAGGGGGTATCGTTCCGTTCTCCGGTGGATGGTGCCAAGGTGTTCCTGAGCCCGGAAGTGTCCATGGAGGTGCAGCGAAAGCTGGGTTCCGACATTGTGATGATCTTCGACGAGTGCACACCCTATCCGGCGGATGAAAAAACGGCGGAAACCTCGATGGAGTTGTCTCTGCGCTGGGCCAGGCGCAGTAAGGACGCCCACGGCGATAACCCGTCGGCGCTGTTCGGTATTATTCAGGGGGGCATGCACCAGGATCTGCGCGAGCGCTCGCTGGAAGGCCTCAACGAGATCGGTTTCGACGGCTATGCCATTGGTGGACTCTCGGTCGGTGAGCCCAAAGATGAAATGATGAAGGTGCTCGATGGGGTAACACCGTTGATGCCGGAAGATCGTCCCCGTTATCTGATGGGGGTTGGAACGCCCGAGGATATCGTCGAGTCGGTGCGTCGCGGGGTGGATATGTTTGATTGTGTGATGCCGACCCGTAATGCCCGCAACGGCCACCTGTTTACCTCGACCGGGGTGGTGCGAATTCGTAACTCCCCCCATAAGCGCGATAATGCGACGCTTGATGCAGAATGCGATTGCTATACCTGTAAGAATTTTAGCCGTGCCTATTTGCACCACCTGGATAAATGTAATGAGATTCTGGGTTCACAGCTCAACACCATCCATAACCTGCGCTTTTACCAGCGTTTGATGGCCGGTTTGCGAGATGCCATTGAACAGGGTAAATTGGACGCCTTTGTGGATGAGTTCTATCGCAAACGGGGGCAAGAGACGCCGCTGCTGGACTAA